The proteins below come from a single Takifugu rubripes chromosome 10, fTakRub1.2, whole genome shotgun sequence genomic window:
- the LOC101066803 gene encoding gamma-glutamyl hydrolase: protein MFAFLLFSIWSLTIYSAAFSIVDESNDRPIIGILAQEVRSPSPYISYIAASYVKTLESAGARVVPVMVNQTEEEYKALFNSINGILFPGGRSNLVTSLYARSAKIFYDLAIEANDRGDYFPVWGTCLGFEELTYLTLGKLVLTRNNMRDVALPLNFTDDAKGSRMFKGFPADLMTDLASESLTANSHKWSLAMSSYNSNVELKKFYKVLSTNSDGTLEFVSTIEAYSYPIYGTQWHPEKNPFEFLKAYIPHSPSAVRTTFYMAEFFVSEARKNKHHFQSEAEEQKALIYNYSPVYSAPNSTFVQIYYF, encoded by the exons ATGTTTGcgtttctgctcttttccatTTGGTCTTTAACCATTTATTCCGCTGCTTTTTCAATTGTGGATGAAAGCAATGACAGACCGATTATTG GTATTTTGGCTCAGGAGGTTCGTTCTCCGAGTCCTTATATCTCTTATATCGCTGCTTCGTATGTGAAGACCCTGGAGTCGGCGGGAGCCAGAGTTGTACCCGTCAT GGTCAAccagacagaggaggaataTAAGGCTCTGTTCAACTCCATCAATGg AATCCTCTTCCCAGGAGGCAGAAGCAACCTGGTGACGTCTTTGTATGCCAGGTCTGCCAAAATCTTCTATGACCTGGCTATTGAG gcCAATGACAGAGGAGACTATTTTCCTGTGTGGGGCACCTGTCTGGGCTTTGAGGAGCTGACTTATTTGACTCTGGGAAAGCTGGTTCTCACCAGGAACAACATGAGAGACGTGGCGTTACCGCTGAACTTCACCGATG ATGCCAAAGGAAGCAGGATGTTCAAAGGCTTCCCAGCAGATCTGATGACCGATCTGGCTTCCGAGTCTCTGACGGCAAACTCTCACAAATGGAGTTTGGCCATGTCG TCTTACAACTCAAACGTGGAGCTGAAGAAGTTCTATAAAGTTCTGTCCACAAACTCGGACGGAACTCTGGAGTTTGTGTCAACAATAGAAG CCTACAGTTACCCCATTTACGGGACGCAGTGGCATCCAGAGAAGAATCCCTTTGAGTTTTTGAAGGCTTACATTCCACACTCGCCGTCGGCCGTCAGGACCACCTTCTACATGGCTGAGTTCTTCGTTAGCGAAG CCAGGAAGAACAAACATCACTTTCAGTCCGAGGCTGAAGAGCAAAAGGCGCTGATTTACAACTACAGTCCTGTTTACAGCGCTCCAAACAGCACCTTTGTGCAGATCTACTACTTCTGA
- the LOC101066582 gene encoding apolipoprotein D-like — MEDLQVLFWILAAAAGLNAQSFHPGSCPQSPVQVDFNITKYMGTWYEIEKLPAMFERGKCIQATYSLLSDGTVHVHNAELLPNGRINSINGVAKVKNSSQPAILEVSFVTGVPDSPYWVLSSDYQSYSLVYSCFNYFGLFHVDFAWILARTRALSEDTLAQLHRKLEAAGVNVNKLTVTNQSGCDGFI; from the exons ATGGAGGATCTCCAG GTGCTGTTTTGGATCCTGGCGGCTGCTGCAGGACTGAATGCTCAGTCTTTCCATCCTGGCAGCTGCCCTCAGTCTCCGGTCCAAGTAGATTTTAACATCACGAAG TACATGGGCACCTGGTATGAAATCGAGAAGCTCCCAGCCATGTTTGAAAGGGGAAAATGCATCCAGGCCACATACAGTCTTCTCAGTGATGGGACGGTCCACGTTCACAATGCAGAGCTGCT ACCCAACGGGAGGATAAACTCCATCAACGGTGTTGCCAAAGTTAAAAACTCCTCCCAACCTGCGATTCTGGAGGTCAGCTTCGTTACAG GCGTGCCAGATTCTCCTTACTGGGTTCTGTCCTCGGACTACCAGTCCTACTCTCTGGTCTACTCTTGCTTCAACTACTTCGGCCTTTTCCACGTGGATTTTGCCTGGATCTTGGCCCGCACACGGGCGTTGAGCGAAGACACGCTCGCCCAGTTACACAGGAAGCTGGAAGCTGCTGGGGTGAATGTGAACAAGCTCACTGTCACCAATCAAAGCGGATGTGATGGTTTTATTTGA